GCGCAGGAAGAAACTCGATGGCGAGGACCATGGAATATGCCATGACGCAGAGGGCGACCTCCAGCATGACCGAGTTCCCCTGCCAGCGCGAAGGGAGGAAGAAGTTGTAGGAGTTCCACGGGCGCCCGAGATCGATCATGACGGAGGCACCGGCGAGCCCGTAGCCGAACATGCTGGTGAGGACCGCGCTCCGGATCATCGGGTGGTAGCGCATGTGGTTCCTGATGTACACAAGTATCGCGACCGCGTATCCACCGCAGGCGATGGCGGTCCCGGTGGCGACGTCGTAGGTGATCCATATCCCCCAGGGGAAGCCGTCGGAGAGATTGGTCACCGCCCCGATCCCCTTCACGTAGCGCACCCCCACGAGGAAGAAGCCGATCAGGGTGAGCGCCAGGAGCACGAAGAAGGAGGGGGTGAAGATGCGCGCGTCGAGCCTCTGAAACTCGTCATTGTGTCCGGCCATTACTCATCCCTCCTTTTCCCTGCGTCTTTTTCCGGGTGCTCGTCCGTATCCTGCTTCTTCATGTTCTTCACCGCCACGAAGCAGAGTGTTCCGTAGAGGGCGACCGGCGCCATGAACCCCTTGTAGATCGTGTGCTGGATCTTCTCGGAGAATTCAGCCGGCGCCTCGGGGGGCAGATCAGGCAGGCCGAGCTTTTCGAAGGGGTAGGCGGCGAGGTAGAGGTGGTTTGTACCTCCCCCTTCCGTCTCGCCGTAGATCCGGTTCACGTACCTGTCCGGGCTCTCCTTCAGCCTTTGGCGGGCGTCGGCCAGGAGATCCTTCCGCTTGCCGAAGGTGAGGGCGCCGGCCGGGCAGGTCTCGGCACAGGCGGGTATCCCCTTCTGCGCCAGATTGGTGTTCTTGCACAGGTCGCACTTGACGATCTGCGGGATCGTCTTTTCCCACTGGAAGCGCGGAATGGTGAAGGAGCAGGCGACCTGGCAGTAGCGGCAGCCGATGCAGGCGTTCTTGTCGTACTCCACGATCCCCGTCGTCTTGTCCTTTGTCATCGCCCCTACCGGGCAGACGGAGACGCAGGCGGGTTTCTGGCAGTGCATGCAGGAGGACTGGACGTACGACCAGCGGGTCGGGGACTCCTTGTACAGCTTGATGACGGTGCGTGTGCTCCCGGAGAGATCCTGCGGCGCGTCCCAGAGCTCGTCCTTGTCCCAGTCCGCGTGCTCGTAGGCGAGGGACCCGGAGGCGGCGTTCACCCTCTTGCAGGAGGCCATGCACGCCTTGCACCCCACGCACCTCGTGGCGTCGTACAAAAGGCCCAGCTCCTCGTTGTTCACCTTCCCCGGTCCGCTTGAAGCGGCGGCCGCTCCGCAGGAAAGGACCCCTGCCCCGGCGACGGCGACACTCTTTAAAAAGTCACGCCTACTCTGTCTTCTCATGGTCCGCGTCCTCCTTCAGCTCCCCCTGCTTCAGGTTCCTGGCGAACATCCCACCGGCGCCGAGAGCGGAGCCGGCCGCGATCCCGAGTATCCCGGTGGTAAGAGGCTCCGGCCCCTTCCCTTTCTCCTGATCCACCGGCGGGTAGGCGTCAAAGGGGGTCGGCTCGTGGATCTGCACCTTCTCGGCGATCGGCTTCCTGAAGAGGATCTCCGGCTCGGTGCATCCGATGCAGGGGTGCCCCGCTGCCACCGGCCAGACGCCGACGTCGTTGAAGCGCTGCACCGAGCAGTTCGCGTAGGTCGCCGGCCCCTTGCAGCCGAGCTGGTACAGGCAGTACCCTTCCGCATGCCCCTTGTCGCCGTACTCCTTGGCGAAGCGCCCCGCGTCGAAGTGGGGCCTGCGCTCGCAGTGCTCGTGGATGCGCCTGCCGTAGGCGAACTTCGGGCGGCCGAGAGAGTCGAGCTCAGGAAGCTTCTTGAAGGTAAGGTAGTACATCACGGTGGAGAGGAAGTTGTAAGGGCTCGGGGGGCAGCCGGGTATATTGATGATCGGCTTGTCCTTTATGAGGTCGCGCACCCCGACCGCGCCGGTCGGATTCGGCTCGGCCGCCTGGATTCCGCCGTAGCTTGCGCAGCTGCCGATGGGGATGATCGCCGCGGCACCCTCGGCTGCGTGCTTCAGTGACTCCATCGCCGTCTTCCCCGAGATCTTGCAGTAGATCCCGAAGTCGCGCGTCGGGATCGCCCCCTCCACCACGAGGATGTACTTGCCGCGGTTCGCCTTCATGGAGTCGTGCAGCGACTTCTCCGCCTGGGCGCCGGAGCCGATCATGAGCGTTTCGTGGTAGTCGAGGGATATCTGGTCGAGAATGAGGGTGGCGATCGTCGGGTGGGAGGAGCGCAGGAGCGATTCGGAGCAGCCGGTGCACTCCTGGAAGTGAAGCCAGATCACGGCCGGCCTGTTGTCAGCCCGCTCCGCCGCTTCGGCAACTTTGGCCGCCATCTCGAAGGGGAGCCCCATCATCGCCGTGACGGTGACGCACGCCTTCATGAAATCCCTTCGGGAAACCCCGCGCAGGGTCGTTTCCTCTTTCATAGCTCCCTCCTCGAACAGAAAGAATGACAGTCAGCCGTTCTATAGCCGCGATACGTGCCTCCTACGGAGACAGTATGTGGTGGTCTTATCTGAAGAAGCCGCTGATGGAGCTGCGTCCCGAATGAAAGGAGATGTATCTGACGGCTATCTGCATATCAAAACAGTCGCTGCGGCCGATGGAGGTCGGGGCGCAAGGGCGAATACAAGTGTGAAGCAGCTTGGTGAGGCGGAAAATGGTAAGACCGGTTCGGAGAACCGTGAAAACGTATACAGTATGGATCTTCATGTGTCAACATAAAATATACACAAAAGTAAAAAGTCGTTCTCTTTATGCGTTTACGACCACGGACGCCTCTGTACCGTGCCAATACAGGCACTTGCGGATGGGGCATTCGACAGTGAGCCGGAAGGAGAAGCAACGAAATCGGATTCAGCTGGAGGAGATGCAACTCTTTTTCGAAAATCGGAGGTGGGGGGGGTGATGTCGATGCTACGCGGGAGGGTCGGAGGGGTAGGTTATCTCGGTGCCGCGCACCACCGCCATCCGCGTCAGTTCATGACGCTTGGAGGAGGTGGCGGAGTAGATGTCGACGACATCGATGCCGCGCACGAGGAGGGCATCGCCAATGAGGGAGCGGTGGCAGCGCCAGGGGACCGCCTCGGCGCACATGATCGCCGTCCTCTTCTCCATCGCCAGGGATATCAGCCTCTCCAGCGTTGCGATGAAGGGCTCGGTGAGCATGTAGTCGGCGTAGCCGCGAAATGAGTCGTTTCGCCACCCGGCATTGGGGGAGTCCGGGCGGGGGTGCCTCAAGCCCCCCAGTTCCTTGAGGTGCAGATACTCGATCCCGGCAGCGGTGAGGTTTTCCCCCACCGTTTCCAGGTTGAACTGCGGGTTGTGCCGGGAGCGGGGGATCGTTCTCACGTCCGCCAAAAGAGCTATGTCATAGGCCTGCAGGATGACGACGAATTCTTCCAGGGTGTGGGTGGAATGCCCGATGGTATGGATAGGGAAAGTGGGCTCAGGTTTCACAGCCGTTTCTCAAATAGGTCCGTCAGCAACTTCAGGTGATTCTTCTCCTCCGCGGCAAGAGACTTGAAAAGCTGCACCGATGCTTCGTATTCCACCCGTCTTTGCAGCGTCTGGTAGCGGTCATAGGAACTCGTCTCCAGCGAGATGGCGAGCTCCACTACCTCCTTTACCCCCTTCCCTTCTGCCCAGGCGACCGCGTCTTTTACTTTCATCCCACCTTCCATTATCTTTTCCGGCGGGTAACCCTTCAGGACGGAGGGGAAGTCGATGTTTTCACCCTCGCTGGAGAGGCGCCGCTGGAGCACGGAGAGCATCTCCTTGTGCCCCTCTTCCGCCTTGACCAGCTTGCGGAAGAGCTCGGCGGCTTCCGGGTCCCCCCCCTTTTCCGCCATCGTCCTGTAAAAGGTCTCAGTGCCATCCTCCAGCGCCCACGCCAGCGCCGTCAGCTCCTCCCCCGAGTGCGCGGCGGAGAACCAGGCGATTCCGGTCTCGGGGAATCCGTCCGCCACGGCTCCGTTCCAGGCGTTGATCCCGCCGGACATGCTGTACACCTCCTCGAAGCCGGCGCGCATGAGAATGGATGCGGCGGCACGGCTGCGCATCCCTGCGGCACAGTAGACGATAGTGAGGCTTTCGCGATCGAGTTCCGAGACACGTTCATCGAGTTCCCCCACCGGGATCAGTATCGCCCCCGGCAAGTGCCCCCTTTCGTACTCCTCCGGCTGACGGACGTCCAGAAGCTTGTAGGTACCGTCCTCCTTGTCACTGATGAAGCTTCTCACCTGCTCCGCTGTCCAGGTGGTGACCGGCTTGAAATAGTCCAGCACACTCATGGCTTTTCATTCTCCTTTTGCTCAGGATTCGGCGGACTCTTTTCGTTCGCCGGAGACCTGGAACTTCATCATGAACCGCCTGTCGATGACGTCCTTGAAGAGGAAGGCGAGCCGGCCATCCCAGACGCGGTCTCTTTTCCAGACGATCCCCGTGCCATCCCCCATGTTCATGATCAGCATGTATTCCCTCACATCCTCAAAGGGATGCAGCGCATCCCCTTCCAGGGCGGCCATCAGGTTGTGGAAGAGGACGGGGTTCTGGCGCACCGCAAAAACGCCGACCTTGGCAAGGGGGGTCCCGGAGAGGGCGATGCAGTCGCCGCCGCCGAAGAGCTCCGGATGAGCCGTGCTCTGGAGGAAAGAGTTTACCAGCAGCCCTCCGTCTTCACCTGTGGGAATGCCGGAGTCGCTGAAGAGGGGTGTCGGCTCCACCCCCGTCGCCATGAAGACGTAGTCGCAGCGCAGCGAGGAGCCGTTCGAGAGGGCAACGGTGCCATCCGCGCCGGCCCTCGCGCGGGTCCCCCCTATCACCTCCACGTCCCTTTTCAGCAGCGACTCGATCGCCAGAGCGCGCACCCGTTCCGGAAAGGTACCGAGGATCCTCTCGCCGCCGACGAGAGTAATCTCAGCCCTGTGCGCCTTCCGTCGGGCCAGACGCCACAGGTTCGCTGCAATTTCGACCCCCGCAGCGCCCCCACCTATCACCGCAATCCGCAGGTCTCTTTGCGCGAGTTCCTCGAGGATTCTTTTACGAGCCCGGTAGAGGTTTATGATCGGCTTCACGGGGACGACGCGGTCCGAGGGCGCCGCGTCCGGCCCGACCGCGATCCGGCTCCCCGTGTTGAAGGAGGCTACGTCGTACGCCACCTCGGCTCCGGAACGGAGCGTTATCGACCTGTGCGCCGGGTCGATCCGGACGGCCTCGTCCTCGATAAATGACGCGCCGCCATCCACCGCCATCTTCCGGATGTTGAAGCGGACCTGCGGCGGGTCATAGATCCCCGACAGGAGCCCGGGCCCCATTCCTGAGTAAAAATGATGTGGTGAGGGGCTGATCACCGTCACACGGTGCCCGTTCGAGGAAAAGTCCCCCAGACGGAGGAGCACCGTCATGTGGGCGTGCCCCCCTCCCACCAAAACGAGATTTTTTGTCATGGCGCCACCTTTTGCTTTGGTTGAGCCGTCACGCGCCTCACTTACTTCCGTTGAACACGGTCGGGTTCCGCGGATCGAAAGGCAAAGGGTGAAAGGACGTGTGAAAGATGCGCAACTTTTCAGAGGTTATATCGAATTGGTACCATCCCCTCACCCCATGTCAACGTCCATGTGGAAGCCGTTGCAGTTGTAGGCCGGGATAAGCCGCAGGCGTTCCAGGCGTCGGCGCCAGGCGACAGGTGCTGCGTACATATGCCGGAAACGCTGCGCTTATTCCGGCCTACATAAACTCACACCCTGAAAAAACAAAGGGGCCTGCAACCGAATGCAGACCCCCTCTTTTTGCAGCGCCGTCTTTTACTGCTACAACCTGAACTGCCCCACCAGCCTTCGCAGATCGTCCGAGCCGCGCGAGAGCTCCGATGCCTCGGTTGCGATCTCCGACGACCCTCTCGAGGTCGTGTGCACGATCTCGCTTATATTCTGGATACTCTGGGTGATCTCTCTGACCGTTGCGTCCTGCTCCTCGGAAGCTATGGCAATCTGGTTGATCTGCATCGACAGCCCGTTTATCTGCTGCAGTATGCTCTCCAGAGCTTCCCCCGATTTTACCGATGCAGAGGTCCCTTTCGCGACCTCGGCTACACCGAGCTCCATAGCGGAGACTGCCTCCCGCGTCTCTGTCTGGATGGACTTGATCATCGCCCCCACCTCGCGCGTCGCCTTCGTGGTGCGCTCTGCAAGGGCGCGTACCTCGTCGGCTACGACGGCAAAGCCCCTCCCCTGCTCCCCGGCCCGGGCGGCCTCGATCGCTGCGTTCAGCGCGAGCAGGTTCGTCTGGTCGGCAATATCCTCAATTGTCCCGACTATGGCCCCTATCTGCTCGGAACGGGATCCGAGCGCTTCCACGGCGTCGGCTGCAGCGCGGACCTGTTCCGATATCCTCTCCATCCCGTCGATCGTATCCTTCACGACCGTGGCGCCCGAAGCTGCGGAGTCGCTCGCCCTGGAGGCGGAGTCAGCTACCAGAAGGCAGTTTTTGGCAATGTCCTGCCCGACAACCATCATCTCGTGGCTCGCTGCAGCCACGGTGGAAATTTCGTTGGAGGTCCCCTCGGACCCGGCTGCTATCCGCCCGGCAGTGGCGTGCAACTGGGACGAAGAAGTCGAGACCTGCGATGCCGTCTCCGAGATCTGGCGAATGATCCCTGCAATCCTCTCCGCTGCTTCATTCAATCCTGCTGCGAGTGTGCCTATTTCGTCACCGGACGTGACGGGGCAACGCAGGTTGAGATCACCTTTTCTCAGATTTTCGAGCCCCTCAAGAACCTTTGTTACCGGAACATTAAAGCCGCGGATGATCCAGAGCCCGATCGCGATCGTTGTGACAATGCCAAGGGCGCCGATGATACCTATGGCGAGGAGTGCACTGCGCGCTGCGGCTTTGGACGTCGCGGCGAGGGAATCGCTCAGCTTCTTCTGCTCATCGATCAGGTTATCGAGAGCCTTGACCGTCCCGGCACCTGAGATGAGGATCGTCTTGGACCGAAACTCTGCAGCCTCCTCGATCTTCCCGGCCTCCATGAGTGCAAACCATTTGGGACGCGCCTCCCTGTACTGGGCGTAAACGTCCGTCAGCTTCTTCAACGCCGCTTTTGCACCATCAGAAAGATTTCCTTCCTGGTAGAGTTTCAGATTCTCGTCAAGTATCCCGAACCACTTCGGGCTCTCGTCGATGATCTTTTTTCGTGATGCCGGATCGGGTACTGCGAGGTACTGCGAGACCCCGAAACGCAGCTTCCACATGGCATCCTGGGCGGTTGCCAGCCGCCGCGTATTGAGGACGCCACTCATGTTCGTTTCGTCGGTTTTGGCGGAGAGATACCTGATGTTGAAAAATGCCCCTACTCCCAGTACGAGAGAGAACGCTATGACAACACCGACAAAAAGTCCTATGCGCGCTTTGATCGACATGCTTGATCTTCCCCTTTTCCTTTGGCTTCACGCCGCTCTGATGCTGAACCGAGCCGTCCTCATTTCCGTTTAGAGAGGTATCGGCGACTCGATTCATATCTTTAGTGCCAAAGTGCAAAAGGGCATCAGCTGGCATCAGCTGCGCACTGCATTCAGCGCGGGTCTGCCACACCGCCGGCAAAATCGTGCCCTGCAAATTCACCTGCGACTACCCGCGCCAATTTCTCCGAGAAAAGACGCGCTCCCTTACGGTTCAGGTCAGTGGCGTCGTAGAAGAGGGTGCAGTCCCGGCACAGGTCGTCCCCTCCGTAGTTCACATATCCGATGTTCCACACACCCGACACGATCGCCACGGCCTGAAGGAAGCCGCTATGGTTGCTGAGATACCGGATCCGTTCATGGTATTGCGGCACCGTATAAAGGACCGTCCGTATCCCCTGCGATGAGGCGAACTTCAAATCCCTCCCGTCAATGGTCTTGTTGCTCATTTTGATCTTCGTGCTGTCAAAGGAAAAGGGGACCGCATTCTCCTCCAGTCTCGTCCCGGAGGTACTGTCGTAATAAGGCGCCCCGGAAGCAGAGTTGCCGCCGCGGGGTTCTTCAGTGGAAAAGGAATGCCGGTGCTATAACCTAGGAAGAACTACAACGAAGGGGAAGAAGGAGGAGCATATGACAGTTCAGGATGTCGGAGATGATCCCCATGGCTTGCAGCGGTTTGTATCGGCGCAGGATGGCATCTACTCGCGGGCGCTGGCAGAGCTGAAGAACGGGCAGAAACGGAGCCACTGGATGTGGTTCATTTTCCCGCAGATAAACGGCCTGGGGCGCAGCTCCATGGCCATTCAGTACGCGATAAAGAGCCTGGACGAGGCGCGAGCCTACCTCGCTCATCCGGTACTGGGAAAAAGGCTCAGGGAGTGTGCGGAAGCGGTCCTCGCGGTGCAGGGGCGCTCCGCCTCTGCGATCATGGGTTACCCGGACGACATGAAGCTCAAGTCGTCGATGACCCTCTTTGAAGTCGTCGCGGACGAGTCGGACTCTGTTTTTGCCAAAGTCCTGGAGAAGTACTATGGCAACGAGAGGGATACCGCAACGCTGGCGATTCTGGAGCGGCAAAAGGGAGGGCGCCGGGACTGACGGAAGGGATCTTGCGCTGTCGGCGTTAGGGGAGCGAGAGGTAGAGACCCCTGTGGAAGGAATCTCTACCCCGAGATGAAACTGATCCGGCAAAAGAGGACTACTTGATCTGCCCCCTTATCTCGCCGTTAGGGTTGGCATCGGTGTGTACGTTGACGAAGGCGCCACCTGAGGTTATGAGCGATACCAGGTCGGCCATCGTTTTTCCCTGCAGTGGTCCCATGAGGTCCTTATCCGTTAGCTGCCCCTGGGTGAATTTCCCGTTTACCGCCCCCTTTTTGGCCGCTCCGGAAAAGAGATTTGCCACCGGGGGACCGGATTCCCCTTTCTTCCCGGTGTGGATATGGGCGGCGTTGACGTTCTGGAGATCCCGCACCGAGATGTAGTAGCTCAATTTTTTCCCGTCATTGCTGAGCTTGAAATCCGCTTTTCCGGTAGCCTTCGTATTGACCGGAGGCGTTTCTTCCTGCCCCGTCAGCATGGCGCTGAAGTGCTTCTCCGCCGCGTAGCATGCGGAGCCGACGAAAACGGCGCTGAAGAGCACAACGAGCAACAGTACGAACTTTCTCATGATCTTTACTCCTTTTGTTTGCGATACACCATACATTAAATTGTATTATTCGCTGCGACACATTGTCAAACCTTTGGCGCGCGGAGAGAAGGGGACCGGCTACGGGACAGGCTACTTTTCCTGCGGATACCTTTTTCCTGAAACGCATCTAGTAAAATTGAACAAGAGAGAGCAGATGGGCCCAAAGGAGGAATGTCATGCCGAAGATCGTGCGATTTCATGAGACAGGCGCAGCTGAGGTCCTGAAGATAGAAGAGGTACCGCTGGAAAGTCCAGGCGCGGGAGAGGTACGTCTGGCAGTCGAAGCAATCGGATTGAATCGCGCCGAGGTCATGTTCCGGCAGGGCCGATACCTGGAGGACCCGAAGCTGCCGTCGCGGATAGGGTACGAGGCCGCAGGAACAGTCGACGCAGTCGGGCCGGGCGTAACAGGGGTCAACGTCGGCGACCGGGTCAGCACCATCCCGTCCTTTGAGATGGGGCGCTACGGAGTGTACGGCGAAAGCGCCATCGTCCCGGCATATGCCGTGACACGTTACCCTGAAAAACTCTCGCCGGTAGAGGGCGCTGCCATCTGGATGCCGTACCTCACCGCCTACGGCGCGCTGGTGGAGTTCGGCGGATTGGGGCAAGGGCAAAGCGTCGTCATAACCGCCGCCAGCAGCAGCGTGGGACTGGCAGCTATCCAGATAGTGAAAGCGGTGGGCGCCGTTCCAATCGCCACCACACGCAAAGCTGCGAAGAAGGGGTTTCTGAGAGACGCGGGCGCAGAACACGTCATTGTTACCGACGAGGAGGACCTGGTCGGAGCGATAATGGCGGCCACATCGAACATGGGGGCCCAGATCATTTTCGATGCGGTGGCCGGACCGACTCTGGAGAAACTCAGTGAGGCGGCGGCGCTCCAGGGGATAATCTTCGAATACGGCGCCCTTTCACCGGAGCCGACCCCCTTCCCTCTTTTTGCGGCGATAGGAAAAGGATTGACCGTGCGGGGATATATTCTCTTCGAGATCATCAGGGCTCCGGACATGCTGGCGCGCGGCTTGAAATTCATCCTGGACGGTCTGGAGAATGGGGCCCTGCACCCGACAATCGACCGAACTTTCCCGTTGTCGAGCATTGTCGAAGCGCATCAGTACATGGAGTCAAACGTGCAGCGCGGGAAGATCGTGGTGACGGTGAAGTAGGAAAGCGAAGCCTTCCCGCTGGCCGAACGTCCCTCCCCTTTCCATGGGGTCGACAGCCGACCCTCCCCACGCAGAGGGCTCGGCAGCACGTCCCTCCCCTTTCAAGGGGGAGGACAGGAGGGGGATGGGGTTCTGCGCTCATGCATGTCCGAGAGGCACGGACAACTACCCCATCCCCACCCTCTCCCTCCCCTTGAAAGGGAGGGGACGCCGCGCTACTGTTCCCGTCGCTGAAAACACACCCTCTGGCTCAGTTCCCAGTCGCCCTCCACACCCGCCTTTCATTGGCATGTTCCCTATTTTTCACATGGCAGAATTTGCAGGTTCGTTGTCATTGAACTCGGGGCAACTTTATGTGATCATCCGTCCTGCGAACGAATCGGATCTGGAGGGTGCAGCGTGACAGGCAAGCGCACGGTTGCCATAGCCGCCTACGAAGGCGCGGAAATTCTCGACGTTACAGGCCCCATAGAAGTCTTTGACATGCTGAACCGGTGCCTGCAGGACGCTGGGAAAAAAGAGAGCGGATACCACATCGCGCTCCTCGCGGAAAAGCCGGGGCCGTTTGTGACTTCCGCAGGCATAAAGCTCGTCGCCGATCTCTCCTGGCACGATCTCACCGGACCTGTCGACACCCTGATCGTGGTAGGAAGCCACAACGACGCCCTCGGCAAGGTGATGGCGAACCCGACCTTTCTGGAGTGGATCACCGTGATGCAGTCGAGAGTGCGGCGCCTCGTCTCCGTCTGTACCGGCGCGTTTCTCCTGGCGGAGGCGGGACTCCTGGATGGCCGCCGGGTCGCCACGCACTGGAAGGATCTTGACCACCTCTCGTCGAGGTACCCGCAGGTCACGGTCGATACCGACGCCATATACGTGCGGGACGGCAACATCGCCACCTCCGCCGGGATCACTGCCGGGATGGACCTGACTCTGTCCCTGGTAGAAGAAGACTTCGGCCGGCAGACCGCGCTCGCTGTCGCCCGCCGCATGGTCATGTTCCTGAAGCGTCCCGGGGGACAGGCGCAGTTCAGCGCGCAGTTGCGGGCACAGATGGTCGATGGCGGTCCCCTCGCCTCGCTGTTGTCCTGGCTGCAGGAAAACGCACATCGCAAGATCTCCATCGACGACCTGGCGTGTCAGGCGGCGATGAGCCCGCGCAACTTCGCCCGCGTCTTCCTGCGGGAGACTGGGATGACGCCGGCGAGGTACCTGGACAAGCTGCGCATGGAGCGCGCCATGGGACTGCTGGAGGATAACGCCCTCTCCATCGGGACCGTGGCGTGCCGGAGCGGGTTCAGTGGCGAAGAGCAGATGCGGCGCACATTCATTCGGCAGATGGGGATCACCCCCATCGCGTATCGGAAAAGGTTCTAAGGAAAAAGGAGTACTACTATGAATTACCTTCTCGAAAAGGGCGAGGTGCTTACGCTGGTCACTACCCCTGCGATGGAGGCGGTCGAGGTCGTGACCGGGCGGGTGTGGCTGACCAAAGAGGATGACGGCGCAGATTACTGTATCGATGCGGGGAGCCTTTGCTCTATCAAGAGCGCCAAGGGTGTCGTTATCGAAGCGCTGGAAAGTGCCTCTGTATCGGTGAAGTGGAAAATGGCACCGAGTTCGGTAAGGGTCGCCATGGTGAAGGTAGAGCATCGTCACTGTGTGCCGCAGGCGTCCTAGATCATTGGGCTGTTAGTGAGAATGGTTGAGAGTGTCAATTGCAATGACGATGCGAGCGGGTATTCTGTCAGGTGTCACCAGATCAGAAACCAAAGGAGATACGACTATGACCCGCTTTGTCACAGTTCTCGCGCTCACCCTTTTCGCCGCAGGGCTCGCCGCAGCCGCTGAGGACGCCGTCGTGGTACTGCCTGCCAAAAATGGCAACGTCAGCTTCCCCCACCAGAAGCACAAAGAGGCCCTGGCCTGCACCAGCTGCCATGAAACCGAGAAGGGAGGGAAGATTGCCGACCTCGGCAAGGACTGGGCCCACAAGACGTGTATGGGATGCCACAAGGAGAAGGGAAAAGGCCCCGCCAAGTGCAATGAGTGCCACAAGAAGTAACTGATCTATCAAATCCTGCAGACGAAAGGGGAGACTGTTCTCAAAAGAGCAGCTCCCCTCCCCCAGCGCAGCAAGCAAACCACTTTCCCCGTCACTTCCCGCTTCACCTCCCGTTTCAATCACTACAGTTCAAGACATCCTCCTTCTTCAACGGAACATTATTGTGCAGGTACTGAGGTAGTTTCTTGACCGCGCCCTTCACCGGGTGGTAGAAAAGCTGTAATGGCCGCTCGGGGCTGAGAAGCAGGAGGTAGCGCAGTGTCATTACGTGCAGTTTTAGAGCTGCTTGAAAAACAGAGACTCCTTGAGGAGATGGCGCACCGGCAACCGCTGCCGCGTCAGGAACAGGTTGAAACGCAGGTGCACAAGCAGCTGCGCAGCGATATGCGCTCCCTCCTTTCGCAGCTCGGCACACAGGAAGTCGTGGAGATCCTGGAGTCGCTGTCGACCGAGGAGGCGGTGCTTGTATGGGAAAATGTACCGGACAGGCTCGCCGACGACGTGCTGCACGAAATCAGAG
The DNA window shown above is from Geomonas sp. RF6 and carries:
- a CDS encoding hydrogenase small subunit, giving the protein MKEETTLRGVSRRDFMKACVTVTAMMGLPFEMAAKVAEAAERADNRPAVIWLHFQECTGCSESLLRSSHPTIATLILDQISLDYHETLMIGSGAQAEKSLHDSMKANRGKYILVVEGAIPTRDFGIYCKISGKTAMESLKHAAEGAAAIIPIGSCASYGGIQAAEPNPTGAVGVRDLIKDKPIINIPGCPPSPYNFLSTVMYYLTFKKLPELDSLGRPKFAYGRRIHEHCERRPHFDAGRFAKEYGDKGHAEGYCLYQLGCKGPATYANCSVQRFNDVGVWPVAAGHPCIGCTEPEILFRKPIAEKVQIHEPTPFDAYPPVDQEKGKGPEPLTTGILGIAAGSALGAGGMFARNLKQGELKEDADHEKTE
- a CDS encoding methyl-accepting chemotaxis protein, whose amino-acid sequence is MSIKARIGLFVGVVIAFSLVLGVGAFFNIRYLSAKTDETNMSGVLNTRRLATAQDAMWKLRFGVSQYLAVPDPASRKKIIDESPKWFGILDENLKLYQEGNLSDGAKAALKKLTDVYAQYREARPKWFALMEAGKIEEAAEFRSKTILISGAGTVKALDNLIDEQKKLSDSLAATSKAAARSALLAIGIIGALGIVTTIAIGLWIIRGFNVPVTKVLEGLENLRKGDLNLRCPVTSGDEIGTLAAGLNEAAERIAGIIRQISETASQVSTSSSQLHATAGRIAAGSEGTSNEISTVAAASHEMMVVGQDIAKNCLLVADSASRASDSAASGATVVKDTIDGMERISEQVRAAADAVEALGSRSEQIGAIVGTIEDIADQTNLLALNAAIEAARAGEQGRGFAVVADEVRALAERTTKATREVGAMIKSIQTETREAVSAMELGVAEVAKGTSASVKSGEALESILQQINGLSMQINQIAIASEEQDATVREITQSIQNISEIVHTTSRGSSEIATEASELSRGSDDLRRLVGQFRL
- the hybA gene encoding hydrogenase 2 operon protein HybA yields the protein MRRQSRRDFLKSVAVAGAGVLSCGAAAASSGPGKVNNEELGLLYDATRCVGCKACMASCKRVNAASGSLAYEHADWDKDELWDAPQDLSGSTRTVIKLYKESPTRWSYVQSSCMHCQKPACVSVCPVGAMTKDKTTGIVEYDKNACIGCRYCQVACSFTIPRFQWEKTIPQIVKCDLCKNTNLAQKGIPACAETCPAGALTFGKRKDLLADARQRLKESPDRYVNRIYGETEGGGTNHLYLAAYPFEKLGLPDLPPEAPAEFSEKIQHTIYKGFMAPVALYGTLCFVAVKNMKKQDTDEHPEKDAGKRRDE
- a CDS encoding DUF1810 domain-containing protein — translated: MTVQDVGDDPHGLQRFVSAQDGIYSRALAELKNGQKRSHWMWFIFPQINGLGRSSMAIQYAIKSLDEARAYLAHPVLGKRLRECAEAVLAVQGRSASAIMGYPDDMKLKSSMTLFEVVADESDSVFAKVLEKYYGNERDTATLAILERQKGGRRD
- a CDS encoding CHRD domain-containing protein, producing MRKFVLLLVVLFSAVFVGSACYAAEKHFSAMLTGQEETPPVNTKATGKADFKLSNDGKKLSYYISVRDLQNVNAAHIHTGKKGESGPPVANLFSGAAKKGAVNGKFTQGQLTDKDLMGPLQGKTMADLVSLITSGGAFVNVHTDANPNGEIRGQIK
- a CDS encoding DUF488 domain-containing protein, with amino-acid sequence MKPEPTFPIHTIGHSTHTLEEFVVILQAYDIALLADVRTIPRSRHNPQFNLETVGENLTAAGIEYLHLKELGGLRHPRPDSPNAGWRNDSFRGYADYMLTEPFIATLERLISLAMEKRTAIMCAEAVPWRCHRSLIGDALLVRGIDVVDIYSATSSKRHELTRMAVVRGTEITYPSDPPA
- a CDS encoding NAD(P)/FAD-dependent oxidoreductase is translated as MTKNLVLVGGGHAHMTVLLRLGDFSSNGHRVTVISPSPHHFYSGMGPGLLSGIYDPPQVRFNIRKMAVDGGASFIEDEAVRIDPAHRSITLRSGAEVAYDVASFNTGSRIAVGPDAAPSDRVVPVKPIINLYRARKRILEELAQRDLRIAVIGGGAAGVEIAANLWRLARRKAHRAEITLVGGERILGTFPERVRALAIESLLKRDVEVIGGTRARAGADGTVALSNGSSLRCDYVFMATGVEPTPLFSDSGIPTGEDGGLLVNSFLQSTAHPELFGGGDCIALSGTPLAKVGVFAVRQNPVLFHNLMAALEGDALHPFEDVREYMLIMNMGDGTGIVWKRDRVWDGRLAFLFKDVIDRRFMMKFQVSGERKESAES
- a CDS encoding rhodanese-like domain-containing protein; this translates as MSVLDYFKPVTTWTAEQVRSFISDKEDGTYKLLDVRQPEEYERGHLPGAILIPVGELDERVSELDRESLTIVYCAAGMRSRAAASILMRAGFEEVYSMSGGINAWNGAVADGFPETGIAWFSAAHSGEELTALAWALEDGTETFYRTMAEKGGDPEAAELFRKLVKAEEGHKEMLSVLQRRLSSEGENIDFPSVLKGYPPEKIMEGGMKVKDAVAWAEGKGVKEVVELAISLETSSYDRYQTLQRRVEYEASVQLFKSLAAEEKNHLKLLTDLFEKRL